A single region of the Chiroxiphia lanceolata isolate bChiLan1 chromosome 22, bChiLan1.pri, whole genome shotgun sequence genome encodes:
- the LOC116797612 gene encoding claudin-16-like, with protein sequence MSPALQMTALGLTLLSTLFLLLATCTDCWMVNADDSLEVSHKCRGLWRECVTNMQDGVRTCDQYDSILADHPVKIVVTRTLMITADLLAGLALATLLLGLDCIKFLKEDPCVKLRMCYGAGVILGIGSILGLVGSVWYAVDVYVERATLVSHNIFLGVHYDFGWSCWLGMAGSTGCFVASVLLTCCLYACTAPSSHWQPQMSSQPWGRTATSKMYAMDSRV encoded by the exons atgagcccagccctgcagatgaCAGCCTTGGGGCTCACTCTTCTCTCAACACTCTTCCTACTCCTGGCCACGTGCACGGACTGCTGGATGGTCAATGCTGATGACAGCTTGGAG GTAAGTCACAAATGCCGAGGCCTTTGGAGGGAGTGTGTCACCAACATGCAGGACGGGGTTAGGACCTGTGACCAGTATGACTCCATCCTGGCTGACCACCCAG TGAAGATCGTGGTGACACGGACCCTGATGATCACAGCAGACCTCCTGGCTGGCCTGGCTTTGGCTACACTGCTCCTTGGGCTCGACTGCATCAAGTTCCTCAAGGAAGACCCTTGTGTCAAACTGAGGATGTGCTATGGGGCCGGAGTCATACTCGGCATTGGGA GCATCCTGGGGCTCGTGGGCTCCGTGTGGTACGCGGTGGACGTGTACGTGGAGAGGGCCACGCTGGTGTCACACAACATATTCCTGGGAGTCCACTACGACTTCGGGTGGTCCTGCTGGCTGGGGATGGCTGGCTCCACTGGCTGCTTTGTGGCATCTGTCCTGCTGACCTGCTGCCTCTATGCCTGCACAG CCCCCAGCAGCCACTGGCAACCCCAGATGagttcccagccctggggccgAACAGCCACCAGCAAGATGTATGCCATGGACTCCCGTGTGTGA
- the CLDN19 gene encoding claudin-19 → MGGGARELCGYLAALAGWVSALAAAVLPQWRQSSYAGDAIITAVGLHEGLWMSCAAQSTGQVQCRLHDSLLSLDVHIQTSRALMVISLLLGFFGIIVSVVGMKCTKVGEEDPVTKSRIAVAGGVLFILSGLCSLAAVSLYATQVTYEFFRESAVPINARYEFGSALFVGWGAAGLSMLGGSLLCCSCPAKERRAQQYHRQSQPSTSREYV, encoded by the exons aTGGGCGGCGGGGCGCGGGAGCTGTGCGGGTACCTGGCGGCGCTGGCCGGGTGGGTGTCGGCGCTGGCGGCCGCGGTGCTGCCGCAGTGGCGGCAGAGCTCGTACGCCGGGGACGCCATCATCACGGCCGTGGGGCTCCACGAGGGGCTGTGGATGAGCTGCGCCGCCCAGAGCACCGGGCAGGTCCAGTGCCGCCTGCACGACTCGCTGCTCTCCCTCGACG TTCACATCCAGACCTCCCGGGCTCTCATGGtcatttctctcctcctgggCTTCTTCGGCATCATCGTGAGCGTGGTGGGCATGAAATGCACTAAAGTTGGGGAGGAGGATCCTGTCACCAAAAGCCGCATAGCTGTCGCTGGAGGTGTCCTCTTCATCCTCTCTG GTCTGTGCTCACTGGCTGCCGTGTCCTTGTACGCGACACAGGTGACCTACGAGTTCTTCAGAGAGAGCGCCGTCCCCATCAACGCCAG GTACGAGTTTGGCTCTGCTCTCTTCGTTGGCTGGGGGGCCGCTGGCCTCTCCATGCTGGGGGggtccctcctgtgctgctcctgccctgccaagGAGCGCCGAGCGCAGCAGTACCACCGGCAGTCGCAGCCCTCCACGTCCCGGGAGTACGTCTGA
- the YBX1 gene encoding Y-box-binding protein 1 isoform X2, with product MSSEAETQPPAAAPVPAAAPAAAPADSKPNGGTGNGGSGLASAAPPAGGDKKVIATKVLGTVKWFNVRNGYGFINRNDTKEDVFVHQTAIKKNNPRKYLRSVGDGETVEFDVVEGEKGAEAANVTGPGGVPVQGSKYAADRNHYRRYPRRRGPPRNYQQNYQNSESGEKNEGAENIPEGQAQQRRPYRRRRYPPYYMRRPYGRRPQYSNPPVQGEIVEGADNQGAGDGRPVRQNMYRGYRPRFRRGPPRQRQPREDGNEEDKENQGDETQSQQPPQRRYRRNFNYRRRRPENPKPQDGKETKTAEPPAENTSAPEAEQGGAE from the exons ATGAGCAGCGAGGCCGAGACCcagccgcccgccgccgcccccgtCCCCGCggcggcccccgccgccgcgcccgccgaCTCCAAGCCAAACGGCGGCACCGGGAACGGGGGGAGCGGCCTGGCCTCGGCGGCGCCTCCCGCCGGCGGGGACAAGAAGGTCATCG cAACGAAGGTTTTGGGAACAGTGAAATGGTTCAACGTGAGGAACGGTTACGGCTTCATCAACAG GAATGACACCAAGGAAGATGTGTTTGTCCATCAG ACTGCCATAAAGAAGAATAACCCCAGGAAGTACCTCCGCAGCGTAGGAGATGGAGAGACCGTGGAGTTTGATGTGGTTGAGGGAGAAAAG GGCGCGGAGGCAGCCAATGTTACAGGACCTGGAGGAGTTCCAGTGCAGGGCAGTAAATACGCAGCAGACCGTAACCATTACAGACGATATCCACGTCGTAGGGGCCCTCCACGCAACTACCAGCAGAACTACCAGAACAGTGAGAGTGGGGAAAAGAACGAAGGAGCAGAGAACATCCCAGAAGGTCAAGCCCAGCAGCGCCGTCCCTATCGCAGGCGGCGGTACCCACCTTACTACATGCGTAGGCCCTACGGGCGTCGTCCACAATATTCCAACCCTCCCGTACAGGGAGAGATAGTGGAG GGTGCTGACAACCAGGGTGCAGGAGACGGCAGACCAGTCAGGCAGAACATGTACCGGGGTTACAGACCACGATTTCGCAG GGGTCCTCCTCGTCAAAGACAACCTAGAGAGGATGGGAATGAAGAAGATAAAGAGAACCAAGGGGATGAGACCCAAAGTCAGCAACCACCTCAACGTCGGTACCGCCGTAACTTCAACTACCGACGCAGACGCCCAGAGAACCCTAAACCACAAGATGGCAAAGAGACGAAGACAGCCGAACCACCAGCTGAGAACACGTCCGCTCCCGAGGCCGAGCAGGGCGGGGCTGAGTAA
- the YBX1 gene encoding Y-box-binding protein 1 isoform X1 yields the protein MSSEAETQPPAAAPVPAAAPAAAPADSKPNGGTGNGGSGLASAAPPAGGDKKVIATKVLGTVKWFNVRNGYGFINRNDTKEDVFVHQTAIKKNNPRKYLRSVGDGETVEFDVVEGEKGAEAANVTGPGGVPVQGSKYAADRNHYRRYPRRRGPPRNYQQNYQNSESGEKNEGAENIPEGQAQQRRPYRRRRYPPYYMRRPYGRRPQYSNPPVQGEIVEGADNQGAGDGRPVRQNMYRGYRPRFRSLTFRGPPRQRQPREDGNEEDKENQGDETQSQQPPQRRYRRNFNYRRRRPENPKPQDGKETKTAEPPAENTSAPEAEQGGAE from the exons ATGAGCAGCGAGGCCGAGACCcagccgcccgccgccgcccccgtCCCCGCggcggcccccgccgccgcgcccgccgaCTCCAAGCCAAACGGCGGCACCGGGAACGGGGGGAGCGGCCTGGCCTCGGCGGCGCCTCCCGCCGGCGGGGACAAGAAGGTCATCG cAACGAAGGTTTTGGGAACAGTGAAATGGTTCAACGTGAGGAACGGTTACGGCTTCATCAACAG GAATGACACCAAGGAAGATGTGTTTGTCCATCAG ACTGCCATAAAGAAGAATAACCCCAGGAAGTACCTCCGCAGCGTAGGAGATGGAGAGACCGTGGAGTTTGATGTGGTTGAGGGAGAAAAG GGCGCGGAGGCAGCCAATGTTACAGGACCTGGAGGAGTTCCAGTGCAGGGCAGTAAATACGCAGCAGACCGTAACCATTACAGACGATATCCACGTCGTAGGGGCCCTCCACGCAACTACCAGCAGAACTACCAGAACAGTGAGAGTGGGGAAAAGAACGAAGGAGCAGAGAACATCCCAGAAGGTCAAGCCCAGCAGCGCCGTCCCTATCGCAGGCGGCGGTACCCACCTTACTACATGCGTAGGCCCTACGGGCGTCGTCCACAATATTCCAACCCTCCCGTACAGGGAGAGATAGTGGAG GGTGCTGACAACCAGGGTGCAGGAGACGGCAGACCAGTCAGGCAGAACATGTACCGGGGTTACAGACCACGATTTCGCAG CTTGACTTTCAGGGGTCCTCCTCGTCAAAGACAACCTAGAGAGGATGGGAATGAAGAAGATAAAGAGAACCAAGGGGATGAGACCCAAAGTCAGCAACCACCTCAACGTCGGTACCGCCGTAACTTCAACTACCGACGCAGACGCCCAGAGAACCCTAAACCACAAGATGGCAAAGAGACGAAGACAGCCGAACCACCAGCTGAGAACACGTCCGCTCCCGAGGCCGAGCAGGGCGGGGCTGAGTAA